TTCCTCGGTAGTAATTGGCAATTACTAACCCAGTCAGTGAACCAAAAAAACCAATTCCGATAGCCACAAAATAACCATAACCAATTTTTTGATGTATGCGCCAGGAACTGGCTTTGAGTTTCCCCCGCGAAGGAAATTCTATAGTTGGGAGTTCATCTGTCGAAGGCTTTTCGGCTGACACTGTTTTGCTTTCTGAACTGCTATCAACAGGAATTGGTTTTTGAGTTTGCATTCCTCAAACCTCCTTATCCTCCCGCAAATATGAGCGCATCAGTTTTGCTTGTACGATCACATTGATTAACGATTAGCATTTAAAATGATCTTTGCTCATAAAAATCTCCAAGAACTGCTGACCAGATAATTCTCACGAGGTTATAAAAATGGGGAAAAAATACCTATAGCCTTTCCTAGCCTGTTACAGCGATTTTCAGCTAAATGAACCACATTTTTATGTCGGGCTACGCCCCGCTACGCTAACACGCAGAGGCGCAAAGGCGCACCAGAGGAATTAAGAGTGTGGTCTAAATACATGAAAACTGCTGTAAATACTATATTATCTGTGTTTATCTGTGTAGCCTACGGCAAGCCGCTAACGCGTCTATATCTGTGGTCAAATAATTCTTGCTTTACCTCATTGAAGTGGGAATAGATATAGTAGAAGCAAAAAAAATCCCTGACTAATCAAACTGCGTCACCAATATTCTGAAAACTGAGTTAATTGTGACAATATTTTGATCCTTGGCTGTATGCTACCCTATGTTACTCCAAGCCGAGGAAATCCACACATAGATTTCATCCCAAAATTTCTTTTAATTTCTTCAGCCCAGGAACAGCAAAGTCCAAAAAATCTCATACTATCGGCTTCGTCAATGCCAATTGTACCACCAAATTAGTCTGATTTTCACTTGTCTAATTTTTTTGAGCATCTTGACTGAATTGTAGGGGGCAAATATCAGGGCAGGGGCAAGAGGATGAGGATACGCTCCCTACCTTTGCCCCTGCTACTTAACTTTTACTTACGGCTAACACCCTAAGCGATCGCTGCCGCCAGCGACTGTGTAACTAGTTGCTGCAACAATTCCACCTTATCGGTGCGCTCCCAAGGCAAATCTAAATCATTGCGCCCAAAGTGACCGTAAGCCGCGATGTCCTGATAAAAACGTCCGCCTCGTTCACTTGGTAAGTTACGTAAATTGAAAGCATGGATAATCCCGGCTGGACGTAGTTCAAATTGGTCTTTGACTAATTCCAGCAAAGTTTCATCATCCAATTTCCCAGTCCCAAAAGTTTCCAGAAAAATGCTCACAGGGCGTGCAACACCAATGGCATAACTAAGCTGAACCTCACACTTTTGAGCCAACCCAGCCGCGACAATATTTTTCGCCATATAGCGAGCCGCATAAGCAGCAGAACGGTCTACCTTCGTGGGGTCCTTACCAGAAAAAGCGCCACCGCCATGTCGGGAATAACCACCGTAGGTATCAACAATAATTTTCCGTCCTGTCAGACCAGAATCTCCTTGAGGGCCACCAATGACAAATTTGCCAGTGGGGTTGACCAAGAAACGTGTTTCCTGGCTTGGCTTAATGTCAATGTCAGCAAAAGCAGGTTCAACTACTGTTGACCAAAGGTCTTCTTTAATCTTGGCTTGTATGGCGGCTTCTTCAGTGATTTCCCCGATACTTTCTGTATGCTGAGTGGAAATCAGAATCGTATCAATACCTACCGGATACCCGTCTTCGTAGGCTACAGTCACTTGTGTTTTGCCGTCGGGGCGCAGGTATGGCAATTTGCCTGTTTTGCGAACTGCTGCCAATCGGCGAGCCAGGCGATGAGCCAGACTGATGGGTAAGGGCATCAGTTCTGGTGTTTCGTTGCAGGCGAAGCCAAACATTATACCTTGATCACCCGCACCCACAGCATCGAATAGTTCCTCACTATTCTGTTGACGTGTTTCTTGAGCTTTATTAACACCTTGGGCTATATCGGGTGATTGTTCATCTAAAGCTACCAGAACACTGGCGCTGCCCGCAGAAAAACCATTAACAGCATCTATGTAGCCAATTTCGGCTATTTTTTGGCGGGCAATGTTAACGTAATTAGCATGAGTTTTACTGGTAATTTCACCAGTAATTAGCACCAAACCAGTATTAACTACTACCTCAGCCGCCACACGACTGCTGGGGTCTTCTGTGAGTAAGGTATCTAGAATTGTATCAGAAATCTGATCGCAAATCTTATCTGGATGACCTTCGGTAACCGATTCGGAGGT
The window above is part of the Nodularia spumigena CCY9414 genome. Proteins encoded here:
- the metK gene encoding methionine adenosyltransferase; this translates as MSKRYLFTSESVTEGHPDKICDQISDTILDTLLTEDPSSRVAAEVVVNTGLVLITGEITSKTHANYVNIARQKIAEIGYIDAVNGFSAGSASVLVALDEQSPDIAQGVNKAQETRQQNSEELFDAVGAGDQGIMFGFACNETPELMPLPISLAHRLARRLAAVRKTGKLPYLRPDGKTQVTVAYEDGYPVGIDTILISTQHTESIGEITEEAAIQAKIKEDLWSTVVEPAFADIDIKPSQETRFLVNPTGKFVIGGPQGDSGLTGRKIIVDTYGGYSRHGGGAFSGKDPTKVDRSAAYAARYMAKNIVAAGLAQKCEVQLSYAIGVARPVSIFLETFGTGKLDDETLLELVKDQFELRPAGIIHAFNLRNLPSERGGRFYQDIAAYGHFGRNDLDLPWERTDKVELLQQLVTQSLAAAIA